The Pseudomonas solani genome segment CATGGCGAGCCCCAGGCACCGGCGGACCTGGCCGGGCACCAGTGCCTGCTCAACACCCATTACGCCGGCTTTGAAGAATGGCTCTACCACCGCCAGCACCAGCTGGAGCGGGTCAGCGTGGCCGGCAACCTGGCGAGCAATCACTACAGCCTGCTGAAGAAGGCGGCGTTGTCCGGGGCCGGCATCGCCCGGCTGCCGTCCTACATGTTGCATGACGAACTGGCCGATGGGCGCCTGGTGTGGCTGCTGCGTGGCTACCAGACACGGCAGTCACCGGTGTTCCTCGTGCATCCCTTCCAGGGCGGCCTGCCCCGGCGCACCCAGGTGCTGATGGATTACCTGCTGGACTGGTTCGAGCGCAGCCGTCGGGCGCTGGACAGGTTGGGGCTGTAGAGGGCTCCTGCTCAGCCTGGGTTTCGCTGCGCTCTACCCATCCTACGTCTGAGAAACCCAGCGCAGAGGGGCCGGGCAGTGCGATGTCGGGCCTCGCTGCGCTCGGCGCCAACCTGCGGTGCGGCTCCCGGCCCTTGTTTCCGGCACCAATGAAAACGGCCCGAAAGGGGCCGTTGTCGTATTGCAGCGGGGATCAGCCGCCCAGGTAGGCGTCGCGCACCTTGGGGTCGGTGAGCAGCGCTTCGCCAGTGCCTTGCATGACGATGCGACCGTTCTCCAGCACGTAGCCGCGGTCGGCGAGCTTGAGCGCCTGGTTGGCGTTCTGCTCGACGAGGAACACGGTCACGCCATCACGGCGCAGCTGTTCGATGATGTCGAAGATCTGCTGGATGATGATCGGCGCCAGGCCCAGGGACGGCTCGTCGAGCAGCAGCAGTTGCGGCTTGCTCATCAGCGCGCGGCCGATGGCGAGCATCTGCTGTTCGCCACCGGACATGGTGCCGGCGCGCTGCTCGAAGCGTTCCTTGAGGCGCGGGAAGAGGCCGAGGATCTTGTCCATCTGCTCGTCGTAATCACCCTTGGGCGTGAAGAAACCGCCCATGGCCAGGTTCTCCTCGACGGTCAGGCGGGCGAACACGCGGCGGCCTTCCGGCACCACCGCGATGCTCTTGCGCATGATGTCGCTCGATTCCTGGCCGACCAGTTCCTCGCCCAGGTAGCGGATGCTGCCGCTGGCGGCGCGCGGCGAGCCGCAGAGGGTCATCAGCAGGGTCGACTTGCCAGCACCGTTGGCGCCGATCAGGGTGACGATCTCGCCCTTGCTCACTTCCATGCTGACGTCGTGCAGCGCCTGGACCTTGCCGTAGAAGGTGGAAACCTTGTCGAAACTCAGCATGGCTCAGGCCTCCCCCAGATAGGCTTTGATCACATCCGGGTTGCTGCGGATCTGCTCCGGCGTGCCGTCGGCCAGGGGCGTGCCCTGGTTGATCACGTAGATATGGTCGGAAATGCTCATGACCAGGTGCATGTCGTGCTCGATCAGCAGCACGGTGACGTTGTACTCGTTGCGCAGCAGGGCGATCAGGGCCTTGAGGTCCTCGGTCTCGCGCGGGTTGAGGCCGGCGGCCGGCTCGTCGAGCATGAGGATGCGCGGGCGCGTCATCATGCAGCGGGCGATTTCCAGGCGACGCTGCTGGCCGTAGGCGAGGGTACCCGCCGGGCGGTTGGCGACGTCGGTCAGGTTGACCTGCTCCAGCCAGTGCGCGGCGTAGTCCATGGCCTCGCGCTCGCTCTTGCGGAAGCCCGGGGTCTTGAACAGGCCGGCAAGGAAATTGGTGTTGAGGTGACGATGCTGGGCGACCAGCAGGTTCTCGACAGCGGTCATTTCCTTGAACAGGCGGACGTTCTGGAAGGTACGCACCACGCCCTTGCGGGCGATCTTGTGGCCCGGCAGGCCTTCGATCTGCTCACCGTCGAGGCGGATGCTGCCGCCGGTGGGCTGGTAGAAGCCGGTCAGGCAGTTGAACACGGTGGTCTTGCCGGCGCCGTTCGGGCCGATCATCGAGACCACCTGTTTTTCTTGGACGGACAGTGCCACGCCGTTGACGGCCAGGAGGCCGCCGAAACGCATGGAAAGGCCGCTTACTTCCAGGATCGGGCGGCTCATCACTTCAGCTCCAGGTGGGGACGTTGCATGGGCAGCAGGCCCTGCGGACGCCAGATCATCATCAGCACCATCAGGGCGCCGAACATCAGCATGCGGTACTCGTTGAATTCACGGGCGAGTTCCGGCAGCAGGATCATCACGATCGCGGCGAGGATGATCCCCAGCTGCGACCCCATGCCACCCAGCACGACGATGGCGAGGATGATCGCCGACTCGATGAAGGTGAAGGACTCCGGGGTCACCAGGCCTTGGCGGGCGGCGAAGAAGCTGCCGGCGAAACCGGCGAAGCAGGCGCCCAGGGTGAATGCGGAGAGCTTGATGATGGTGGGGTTCATGCCCAGTGCGCGGCAGGCGATCTCGTCTTCCCGCAGCGCTTCCCAGGCACGGCCGATGGGCATGCGCAGGAGGCGGTTGATCACGAACAGGGTCAGCAGCACCAGCAGCAGGGCGATCAGGTAGAGGAACACCACCTTGTTCACCGAGTTGTAGGCAATGCCGAAGTACTCGTGGAAGGTCTGCATGCCTTCGGCCGCGCGGCGCTCGAAGGAGAGGCCGAATAGGCTCGGCTTCTCGATGTTGCTGATGCCGTTGGGGCCGCCGGTGATCTCGGTGAGGTTGCGCAGGAGAATGCGGATGATCTCGCCGAAGCCAAGGGTCACGATGGCCAGGTAGTCACCGCGCAGGCGCAGCACCGGGAAGCCGAGGATGAAGCCGAAGAAGGCCGCCATCAGGCCGGCGATCGGCAGGCATACCCAGAAGCCCAGGCCGTAGTAGTGCGACAGCAGCGCGTAGCTGTAGGCGCCCACGGCGTAGAAGCCCACGTAGCCCAGGTCCAGCAGGCCGGCGAGGCCGACCACGATGTTCAGGCCGAGGCCGAGCATCACGTAGATCAGGATCAGGGTGGCGATGTCCACCGCGCCGCGGGAGCCGAAGAACGGCCAGGCGAGGGCGACCACCACCAGGCCGAGGATGATCCAGCGCTGGGTGGAGGGGAGGGTGAGGAAGTTGCTGGTTTTGCTAGAAAGCTTCGGCAGCTTCGGCGCGTTTTCCAGGGCACTCGTCAGGCGGGTGCGGAACAACTGCCAGAAGAACATGGCGATGGCGCAACCGGCGATGGTCCAGAGCACGGCGGGGCTGGCGCCCTGCACCTGCAGGCTGATGCCCACGGTGCTGAGCTTCAGGCCCATCACCGGGTAGGCGACGGCCAGCACCAGCAGCGCGCTGAAGAACGCGGTCTTGAGGGATTTCTGGGTGATCATACTTTTTCGACCTCCGGACGACCGAGGATGCCGGTGGGTCGGAACAGCAACACCAGGACCAGCAGGCTGAAGGCCACCACGTCCTTGTACTGGTCACCGAAGATGTCGGCGCCGAAGGCTTCGGCCACGCCGAGGACCAGGCCGCCGAGCATGGCGCCCGGGATGCTGCCGATGCCGCCGAGTACCGCAGCAGTGAAGGCCTTGATGCCGGCGAGGAAGCCCAGGTGCGGGTTGATCACGCCGTACTGCATGCCCAGCAGCACCGCGGCGACGGCGGCCAGGGTGGCACCGATGACGAAGGTGAGGGCGATGATGTTGTTGGTGTTGATCCCCAGCAGGTTGGCCATGCGGATGTCTTCCGCGCAGGCGCGGCAGGCACGGCCGAGGCGCGAGCGGGAGATGAACATGGTCAGGCCCATCATCACCAGGAAGGTGACGACGAAGATCAGCACCTGCATGTACGAGATGGTCACCCCGTTCATGGTGCTTTCACCGAACACGAAGTTCCCCGGAATCAGGTTGGGGATGGCTTTGTCCTTGGAATCCTGCGCGAGTAACACCTCGTTCTGCAGGAATATCGACATGCCGATCGCGGAGATCAGCGGAATCAGCCGGTTGCTGCCGCGCAGCGGGCGATAGGCCACCCGTTCGATGCTGTAACCGTAGGCGCTGGCGACGATGATGCTGGCGGAGAAGGCCGCGATCATGACGATGGGCAGGCTGTCGATGCCGAACATGGTGAGTCCGGCGATTACGATGAAGGCCACGTACGAGCCAATCATGTAAACCTCGCCATGGGCGAAGTTGATCATGCCGATGATGCCGTAGACCATGGTGTAGCCGATGGCGATCAAGGCATAGGTGCTGCCAACGGTCAGGCCGTTAACCAGCTGTTGCAGGTAGTGATAGAGATCAGGCATTCCCCAACTCCTCGGGCATCACGTAAAGCGGCGCTTGTGGCGCAGCGGAGCCCGTAAAACTCGGATAAACAAAGCCCACTGCGGGTGCAGTGGGCTCTGGGCTTAAGGCGGGAAGCTTATTTGGCTTCGGTTTTGGTGCCGTCCTTGTGCCATTCGTAAACCACGAAGCTGAAGTCCTTCAGATCGCCCTTCTCATCGAAGGAGAGGTTGCCGGTGGGGGTGGCGAAGCTGTTGGCGCGCAGGGCTGCGGCCACTTTGGCGGTGTCGTCTTCGCCGGCTTTCTTGATGCCTTCGGCAATCACTTGCACGGCGGCGTAGGCCGGGAATACGAACGGGCCGGTGGGGTCTTCGTTCTTGGCTTTGAAGGCATCTACCAGGGCCTGGTTCTTCGGATCCTGGTCGAAGGATTTCGGCAGGGTGACCAGCAGGCCTTCGGAGGCCGGGCCGGCGATGGCCGAGATTTCCTTGTTGCCTACGCCTTCCGGACCCATGAAGCGGGCTTTCAGGCCTTTTTCAGCCGACTGGCGCAGCAGCAGGCCCAGTTCCGGGTGGTAGCCGCCGTAGTAGACGAAGTCGACGTTGGCTTGCTTCAGCTTGGCGATCAGGGCGGAGAAGTCCTTGTCGCCGGCGTTGATGCCTTCGAACAGGGCGACCTTGCCGCCTTTGGCTTCCAGGGTCTGCTTCACGGCAGTGGCGATGCCTTCGCCGTACTGCTGCTTGTCGTGGATGACGGCGACGGTCTTCGGCTTGATGTGGTCAGCGATGAAGTTGCCGGCGGTCGGGCCCTGCAGGCTGTCCAGGCCGATGGTGCGGAACACCAGTTGGTAGCCACGGGAGGTGATTTCCGGGCTGGTGGACGCCGCGGTGATCATCAGGATGCCTTCGTCTTCGTAGATGTCGGACGCGGGCTGAGTGGAGCTGGAGCAGAGGTGGCCAACAACGTATTTGACGCCGTCGTTGACGATCTTGTTGGCTACGGCGACCGCTTGTTTCGGGTCGCAGGCGTCGTCGTACACCACGCCTTCCAGTTGAGCGCCGTTCACGCCGCCAGCCTTGTTGATCTGCTCGATCGCCATCTTGGCGCCGATGAATTGCATCTCACCGTACTGGGCAACAGCACCGGTCACCGGGCCGGCCAGGGCGATCTTGATGGTGTCGGCGGCTACGGAGTAGCTGGCAACACCGGCGAGGGCCATAGCGGCGAACAGTTTGGAAATCTGCTTGGTAGCCTTGTTCATAGTGCTCCACTCTTATGTTTTTCGTTGTTTTTGTCCTGATTGCCTACAGGACAGGGTCCTTTGAACCACCCCGCCATATCCCGCGGCAACTGTACCGGTACAGTGTAGAGTGCCGATTTGCGGCTTGAAAAGCCGACACATGGGGGCGGAATGTTCCTATGTCGCTAAATCGCAACAAACGTATAGAAAAACGGCGTGCCCTGGAGTGAGCGGGAGGCGTCAGGCTGGACTTGTGAACAAGATGGCCGGCGTTATCATTGCCCGCCCTGCAACCGTTACCTTTCCACTCAGAGCAAGCCATGAACGATTCATCAAGCACCCTCTATGCCAAGCTGCTCGGCGAGACCGCCGCCATCACCTGGGAGGAGCTGCAGCCCTTCTTCGCACGGGGCGCGCTGCTCTGGGTCGAGGGCGCGGAGGATCTGGTCGGCGTCGCCCTGGCGGTGGCCGAGGACGACAAGCCCAAGGTGGCCCAGCTGCTGGGCGCCGGCAGCCTCGCCAAGGTCGAGGAAAGCCGTGCCGAGGACCTGCTGGCGCGGAACCCGAAGCTGTGGGCCGTGGTGGTGGCGCCCTGGGTGCTGGTCCAGGAGCGCGACGAGGCGCCGACCCGGCACTGATCCCCTGGCATTCCCGCGCGGACGACTCCGTTCGGGAATGCCTCCCTGCTCGATCCCGCCTTTCTAATCCCCTGACCCTCCGCACCCGATGCGATATTCGGGGCATGTCCCGCATTCCGGCGTCTGAACGGGCGCACTGCAAGCGTTCGAGCACCCGCTCAAGGACGGGCCTTGGGGAATTCTTATGCCCTTATATGGCGCGCAGTGTTACCCGTTGCCTCCTTGTGGTGCGTGGCGAGTGGTGGGCGGCACCCCTTTACCTTTTCCGGTGCGTGCACGTGTTGACCGTTGGGTTTAGATTGGGCTCCCCGTTTTTCCGGAGCCCTCCATGACCCTCCCCAGCATCGCCTTCGCCGGCATCGGCCTGATGGGCCTGCCCATGACCCGCCGCCTGCTCGCTGCCGGCTACCCGCTGTCGGTGTGGAACCGCAGCCCCGACAAATGCGCCCCTCTCGAAACCCTCGGCGCCCGCCGTGTCGACAGCCCCGCTGCACTTTGCGGCAGCGCCGATATCGTCATGCTCTGCCTGGCCGATACGGCGGTGGTGCGCGAGGTGGTCTTCGGCCCTGGCGGCATCGTCGAACGCGCGAAGCCCGGCCAGTTGCTGGTGGATTTCTCCAGCCTGGAGCCCGCCGCCACCCGCGATATGGCCGCCGAACTGGAGCGCCGCAGCGGCATGCGCTGGGTGGATGCGCCGGTCTCCGGTGGCACCCCCGGTGCCGAAGCCGGCACCCTGGCGATCATGGCCGGCGGCCGGGTGGAGGATGTCGAGCGGGTACGCCCGGTCCTCGCCCACCTCGGCCAGCGCCTGACGCGCATGGGCGATGTGGGTGCCGGCCAGGTGACCAAGGTGTGCAACCAGATGATCGTCGCCTGCAATGCCCTGGTCATCGCCGAAGTGGTGGCCCTGGCGGAGAAGTCCGGTGTCGATGCCAGCCTGCTGGCCCCGGCGCTGGCGGGTGGCTTCGCCGACTCCAAGCCCCTGCAGATCCTCGCCCCGCAGATGGCCGAGAGCCGCTTCGAGCCGATCAAGTGGCACGTACGCACCCTGCTCAAGGACCTGGACACCGCCGTCAAGCTGTCCCGCGAGGAGGGCAGCGCTACGCCCATGAGCGGCCTGGCCGCGCAACTGATGCGCCTGCACGGCAGCCAGGGCAACCTGGCGCGTGACCCGGCGACCCTGGTCGAGATGTATCGCGAGGAGCAGGCATGAAGATCGCCGCCAACCTGTCCATGCTGTTCACCGAGGTGCCGCTGATCGAGCGCATCGGCGCCGCCGCGCAGGCGGGCTTCGAGGCCGTGGAAATCCAGTTCCCCTACGAGCTGCCGGCCGGCGAGCTGAAGGCCGCGCTGGAGCAGGCCGTCCTGCCGCTGCTGCTGATCAACCTGCCCGCCGCCGACCTGCTGCAGGGCGGCCCGGGCCTGGCGGCGGTGCCGTCGCGCCAGGACGAATTCGATGCTGCCCTGCGCCAGGTCTACGCCTACGCGGCGGTGGTCAACCCGCTGTTCGTCAACGTGCTGCCCGGCCGCCTGGCCGAGGGGCTGGACCGCGACACCGCGCTGGCGACCCTGGTGGCCAACCTGCGCAAGGCCGTCGACACCCTGCACCCGCTGGGTATCCAGGTGCTGGCCGAGGCCATCAACCCCATCGACATGCCGGGCTTCCTGATCAACACGCCGGAGCACCTGGATGAGCTGGTGCGCGCCGTCGACCGGCCCAACTTCGCCGCCCAGTTCGACCTCTACCACATGGCCCGCCAGGGGCTGGACGTGGCCGCCGGCATCCGGCTGCTGGCCGGGCGCATCGGCCATGTGCAGTTCGCCGACAGTCCCGGCCGTGGCGAACCGGGCTCGGGGGCGACGGATTTCCCGCCCTTGCTCGATGCACTGGACGCGAGCGGCTACGCCGGCTGGCTGGCCGCCGAATACCGGCCGGGCAAGCCGACCGGGGAGTCGCTCGGCTGGCTGCCTACGTTCAAGGCCCGCTGAAGGGGCTCCGGGGCTGCGGGCCGGCTCACCGCTCCGTTCGGGGCGGGAGCCTGTGAGCAGGACGATTCGGCGGAAGTGTTGGATTGTCCTACATAAAGCTGGCGAATGTTCGCAGACAGGAACGGTCCGCAAGGTCTAGATTGCGGCTTACAAGCCCGGCAGGCGGTTTGCCTGGCAGATAACAACAATCGAGACCGACCCCATGCAGCCTTTGCAGCCTTCCCCCCAGGCGGCGAACGCCTGGCGCGTTCTGTTCCTGCTGTTCCTTGCGAACCTGTTCAATTTCTTCGACCGCACCATTCCGGCCATCATCATCGAGCCGGTGCGCCATGAGTGGAGCCTCAGCGACTTCCAGCTCGGCCTGATCGGCACGGCCTTCACCCTCGTCTATGCCATCGCCGGCCTGCCCCTGGGGCGCATGGCCGACACCGGCTCGCGCAAGAAGATCATGGGCTGGGGCCTGGCGGTGTGGAGCGGCCTCACGGCGGTCAACGCCCTGGCCTGGAATTTCTGGAGCTTCCTGCTGATCCGCATGGGCGTCGGCATTGGCGAGGCCAGCTACGCGCCGGCCGCCAACTCGCTGATCGGCGACCTGTTCCCGGCCAACAAGCGCGCCCGCGCCATGGGCATCTTCATGCTCGGCCTGCCGCTGGGCCTGGTGCTGGCCTTCTTCACCATCGGCGCCATGGTCCAGGCCTTCGGCAGCTGGCGCGCGCCCTTCGTCATCGCCGCCATCCCGGGGCTGATCCTGGCGCTGTTCATGTTCTTCATCAAGGAACCGGCCCGTGGCGCGGCGGAGTCGGTCAAGGTCGACCTTTCGCCTGTGGATAAACCCTTGCGCCGGGTCCTGGCCATCCGCACCTTCTGGTGGCTGACCCTGGCGGGCCTCACCTTCAACTTCGCCACCTACGCCTGCAACTCCTTCATGGTGCCGATGCTGCAACGCTACTTCCTGCTGCCGCTGCAGAGCGCGGCCGTGGCCACCGGGATTATCTGCGGCGTCACCGGGCTGATCGGCCTCACCGTCGGCGGCTGGCTGGCGGACAAGGCCCACGAGAAATCCGAGCGCGGCCGCCTGCTGCTGGCCACCGGCAGCATGCTGGTCGCCACCCTCGCCACCGGTTTCGCACTGTTCTCCGGACGCATCGAGATCGGCCTGTTCGTGGGCGTGTTCAGCATCGGCTGGCTGTTCGCCTACACCTTCTATACCTGCGTCTACACCGCCATCCAGGACGTGATCGAACCGCGCCTGCGGGCCACCGCCATGGCGCTGTTCTTCGCCGGCCTCTACCTGCTCGGCGGCGGCCTCGGCCCGGTGGTCGTAGGCCTGCTCTCCGACCACTTCGCCCACGCCGCGATGTACGCCGCCGGCGCCAGCGAGATGACCGAGCAGTTCAAGGCCATCGGCCTGCACGACGCCATGTACCTGATCCCCGTGGCCCTGGGCCTGACCATGCTGGCGCTGTTCCAGGCCGCCCGCTGCTTCGGCCGCGATGCCCGCAGCATGCGTGCGGGGCTGGAGACGGGCAGCGTCAACGCGGTGCCGGCCTGAGGCCTATGTCTTGTGGATAAGGGCGGCGTTCCCTGAATGCCGTCTAGCCGGCGTGGGAGCGAATTCATTCGCGATGAACCCTGGCGCAAGGCCCTTCCTGTAACTCCGCTCGATGGGTTTCGCTTCGCTCTACCCATCCTACGAGATGACCAGCCTACAGGCGCCGAAGCGGTTATGTAGGGCAAAGAAAAAGCGCGCCGAAGCGCGCTTTTTCATTTCCCGCGAACCTCGATCAACCCGCTACCAGCACGCGGATCGCCTCCAGGCGCAGGGCGGCTTTTTCCATCAGCGCCAGGCCGTCGTCACGCTGCTTGCGCAGGGCGTCGATCTCGCTGTCGCGGACGCTGGGGTTGACGGCCTTGAGGGCGATCATGCGCGCCAGCTCCTCGTCCAGCTCGGCGGTCAGGCGTTTCACCGCATCGGCCACGCGGGCTTCGTGACGCGGGCGGATCTTCGCTTCGGCGGCGTGGATCTGGGCCGAGAGCACGTCGCGCTGGGCCTGGACGAACTTGTTGGCACTGCCGCGCGGCACGCTTTCCAACTGGTCGTTGAGGGTGTCGAAGGCCACCTTGCTGGCCAGGTCGTTGCCGTTGGCGTCGAGCAGGCAGCGCAGGGCGGCCGGCGGCAGGTAGCGGCCCAGCTGCAGGGAGCGGGGTGCCACCACTTCGCTGACGTAGAGCAGCTCCAGCAACACGGTGCCGGGTTTCAGCGCCTTGTTCTTGATCAGCGCTACCGAGGTGTTGCCCATGGAGCCGGACAGCACCAGGTCCATGCCGCCCTGCACCATGGGGTGTTCCCAGGTGAGGAACTGCATGTCCTCGCGGGACAGCGCCTGGTTGCGGTCGTAGGTGATGGTC includes the following:
- a CDS encoding ABC transporter ATP-binding protein; protein product: MLSFDKVSTFYGKVQALHDVSMEVSKGEIVTLIGANGAGKSTLLMTLCGSPRAASGSIRYLGEELVGQESSDIMRKSIAVVPEGRRVFARLTVEENLAMGGFFTPKGDYDEQMDKILGLFPRLKERFEQRAGTMSGGEQQMLAIGRALMSKPQLLLLDEPSLGLAPIIIQQIFDIIEQLRRDGVTVFLVEQNANQALKLADRGYVLENGRIVMQGTGEALLTDPKVRDAYLGG
- the livG gene encoding high-affinity branched-chain amino acid ABC transporter ATP-binding protein LivG, which codes for MSRPILEVSGLSMRFGGLLAVNGVALSVQEKQVVSMIGPNGAGKTTVFNCLTGFYQPTGGSIRLDGEQIEGLPGHKIARKGVVRTFQNVRLFKEMTAVENLLVAQHRHLNTNFLAGLFKTPGFRKSEREAMDYAAHWLEQVNLTDVANRPAGTLAYGQQRRLEIARCMMTRPRILMLDEPAAGLNPRETEDLKALIALLRNEYNVTVLLIEHDMHLVMSISDHIYVINQGTPLADGTPEQIRSNPDVIKAYLGEA
- a CDS encoding high-affinity branched-chain amino acid ABC transporter permease LivM, with product MITQKSLKTAFFSALLVLAVAYPVMGLKLSTVGISLQVQGASPAVLWTIAGCAIAMFFWQLFRTRLTSALENAPKLPKLSSKTSNFLTLPSTQRWIILGLVVVALAWPFFGSRGAVDIATLILIYVMLGLGLNIVVGLAGLLDLGYVGFYAVGAYSYALLSHYYGLGFWVCLPIAGLMAAFFGFILGFPVLRLRGDYLAIVTLGFGEIIRILLRNLTEITGGPNGISNIEKPSLFGLSFERRAAEGMQTFHEYFGIAYNSVNKVVFLYLIALLLVLLTLFVINRLLRMPIGRAWEALREDEIACRALGMNPTIIKLSAFTLGACFAGFAGSFFAARQGLVTPESFTFIESAIILAIVVLGGMGSQLGIILAAIVMILLPELAREFNEYRMLMFGALMVLMMIWRPQGLLPMQRPHLELK
- the livH gene encoding high-affinity branched-chain amino acid ABC transporter permease LivH, producing the protein MPDLYHYLQQLVNGLTVGSTYALIAIGYTMVYGIIGMINFAHGEVYMIGSYVAFIVIAGLTMFGIDSLPIVMIAAFSASIIVASAYGYSIERVAYRPLRGSNRLIPLISAIGMSIFLQNEVLLAQDSKDKAIPNLIPGNFVFGESTMNGVTISYMQVLIFVVTFLVMMGLTMFISRSRLGRACRACAEDIRMANLLGINTNNIIALTFVIGATLAAVAAVLLGMQYGVINPHLGFLAGIKAFTAAVLGGIGSIPGAMLGGLVLGVAEAFGADIFGDQYKDVVAFSLLVLVLLFRPTGILGRPEVEKV
- a CDS encoding branched-chain amino acid ABC transporter substrate-binding protein, which codes for MNKATKQISKLFAAMALAGVASYSVAADTIKIALAGPVTGAVAQYGEMQFIGAKMAIEQINKAGGVNGAQLEGVVYDDACDPKQAVAVANKIVNDGVKYVVGHLCSSSTQPASDIYEDEGILMITAASTSPEITSRGYQLVFRTIGLDSLQGPTAGNFIADHIKPKTVAVIHDKQQYGEGIATAVKQTLEAKGGKVALFEGINAGDKDFSALIAKLKQANVDFVYYGGYHPELGLLLRQSAEKGLKARFMGPEGVGNKEISAIAGPASEGLLVTLPKSFDQDPKNQALVDAFKAKNEDPTGPFVFPAYAAVQVIAEGIKKAGEDDTAKVAAALRANSFATPTGNLSFDEKGDLKDFSFVVYEWHKDGTKTEAK
- a CDS encoding DUF2288 domain-containing protein, producing MNDSSSTLYAKLLGETAAITWEELQPFFARGALLWVEGAEDLVGVALAVAEDDKPKVAQLLGAGSLAKVEESRAEDLLARNPKLWAVVVAPWVLVQERDEAPTRH
- a CDS encoding NAD(P)-dependent oxidoreductase: MTLPSIAFAGIGLMGLPMTRRLLAAGYPLSVWNRSPDKCAPLETLGARRVDSPAALCGSADIVMLCLADTAVVREVVFGPGGIVERAKPGQLLVDFSSLEPAATRDMAAELERRSGMRWVDAPVSGGTPGAEAGTLAIMAGGRVEDVERVRPVLAHLGQRLTRMGDVGAGQVTKVCNQMIVACNALVIAEVVALAEKSGVDASLLAPALAGGFADSKPLQILAPQMAESRFEPIKWHVRTLLKDLDTAVKLSREEGSATPMSGLAAQLMRLHGSQGNLARDPATLVEMYREEQA
- a CDS encoding hydroxypyruvate isomerase family protein, which codes for MKIAANLSMLFTEVPLIERIGAAAQAGFEAVEIQFPYELPAGELKAALEQAVLPLLLINLPAADLLQGGPGLAAVPSRQDEFDAALRQVYAYAAVVNPLFVNVLPGRLAEGLDRDTALATLVANLRKAVDTLHPLGIQVLAEAINPIDMPGFLINTPEHLDELVRAVDRPNFAAQFDLYHMARQGLDVAAGIRLLAGRIGHVQFADSPGRGEPGSGATDFPPLLDALDASGYAGWLAAEYRPGKPTGESLGWLPTFKAR
- a CDS encoding spinster family MFS transporter; this encodes MQPSPQAANAWRVLFLLFLANLFNFFDRTIPAIIIEPVRHEWSLSDFQLGLIGTAFTLVYAIAGLPLGRMADTGSRKKIMGWGLAVWSGLTAVNALAWNFWSFLLIRMGVGIGEASYAPAANSLIGDLFPANKRARAMGIFMLGLPLGLVLAFFTIGAMVQAFGSWRAPFVIAAIPGLILALFMFFIKEPARGAAESVKVDLSPVDKPLRRVLAIRTFWWLTLAGLTFNFATYACNSFMVPMLQRYFLLPLQSAAVATGIICGVTGLIGLTVGGWLADKAHEKSERGRLLLATGSMLVATLATGFALFSGRIEIGLFVGVFSIGWLFAYTFYTCVYTAIQDVIEPRLRATAMALFFAGLYLLGGGLGPVVVGLLSDHFAHAAMYAAGASEMTEQFKAIGLHDAMYLIPVALGLTMLALFQAARCFGRDARSMRAGLETGSVNAVPA